The Merismopedia glauca CCAP 1448/3 DNA window TCAACCTCGCTATTTTCTGGGATGCTAGATGAGCGTATTGTTTTTAACAATAAGCCATCGTAACGAATCCGTCTTTCTGGGCGAGAGAGAACTTCATAAGCTTCTGTCAACAAATCATGACGTGAGGCGATCGCTGCTTCGGAATAATCATGCTGGGGTAACTGCTGAACGTGATCGCTATATGCTGATTCTATCTGATCGGCAGATGTCTGGATGGGCAACCCCAAGATGCGATAATAGTCTAAGCAGATTTGCACGGTTTACCTATAAGCAGAAGGACACGTCTATATGACAATATTTAGACAATACAGCAAATTCGCTGTATCAATCCTCATAGAGCAGAAGTTCACTCACAAAATTTAGGTATAAATAATACATACCTATAGTCATTAATTACAGATAAATTTTAAATTAGCAAGGTAGTTTTGACTGTTGTTAGCGATCGCTATTAAGTTGCCTTTGTATTTAATTTACTACTTGAGATCGAGGAAGAGGGAAAAGGGTTGGTGTAGCCTGTCTCTAGAGAATTGCACAACACCTTACTCCATGAGACGGCATTGGATCTCTTGCGAAACTCAAGCAATATTGTTTCACGCTAAGGGTTTGAGACAATTTTTAATTAATCAGAGAAATCCAACTCTTTAGTGCTGGAAACGATTCCCGTAGCCGCAGGCTGCGCGCAGCGCATATCCCGATTCCCGATACGCCATAAATATCGGACTTATGCAAGATGTCTATTGATTGAGGTTTTCAGCGCTGCGACTAATGCTTGCAAGTGCTGAGTTTCGTGAGTTGCCATCAAAGTCAGGCGAATTCGACTAGTAGGAACTGTAGGTGGGCGAATCGCAGGAGCAAAGATGCCTTGCTCTCTAAGCTGTTGGGTTAATTGTAAGGCTTGAGAAGGACTACCCATCGATATACAAATGATAGGCGATGCAGAGGGTAATAAGTTTATTTCCGGTAACTCTTGAGATATAAGTTGCTTGAGAGTAGAAACATTTTCCCAAAGTTGCTGGCGATGTTCTGGTTCTTGGCGGATAATTTTTAGTGCAGCTAGGGCAGTGGCAGTATCGGCTATAGAGAGTGCGGTAGTATAAATAAAGCTGGCGGCACGATTGCGGAGAAAATCTACTAGATTTTTGCTTCCAGCCACATATCCGCCTAAACTGCCTAAAGATTTGCTCAAGGTGCCAATTTGAATTAAAGGGAAACTAGTTAAACCGAAATATTCAACGCAACCAGCCCCATTATCTCCAAAAACTCCGGTAGCGTGAGCTTCATCGACTAAGACCATGCAATTATGAGCTTCTGCTAGTTCTAAGATTTCTGGTAAGGGGCACAAATCTCCATCCATACTGAAGACAGTATCGCTAACAATCAGACAGCGCCGATAGTGGGAACGATATTGAGCTAGATTTTGGCTTAAGTCGGCTAGATTACAGTGCTGATAATCTATTTGGGTTGCCTGACTTAGAATACCACCATTTTTGAGGCTAGAGTGATTGTATTCATCTGCTAAAATTAAGTCACGCGCACCGACTAGAGAGGCGATCGCCCCTAAGTTAGCTAGATATCCAGAACTGAATACCAATGCATCTTCTGTCTGTTTTAAAGCTGCTATTTCTAATTCTAGTTGGCGATGTAGCTCCCTGTGCCCAGTCATTAACCGAGAACCAGTACTACCCGTACCAAAAGTTTGGATGGCAGCGATCGCAGCTTCTATCAGCCTATAATCGCCAGCTAAACCTAAATAATCGTTGCTAGCAAAGTTAATGACTGGTTTTCCTTCTAGCACAACTTCCGCACCAGGAAGGCTCTCCAGAGTGCGTACAGAACGATACCAATTAGCTTGATGTATTGTGGTGAGAGATTTCTCAATCCACAGGTAAGAATCTTCTAACATTCAGAATTTATACTTTAGCTATTGTGGGGTAGGCATCTCGCCTGCCCCAGTTATAAAATTTAAATGCAGCATAATTTATTTATGCTAAAAAGTTATTTTAACTTAGTTATTAATGACAATTTACCGTGAATTTACTCAAAAAATCCGAAACAATCAAACGAGAGCCATACTTGAATTTTAAACTTTTTTATAGAAATATAGATCGCAAATTAATCTGGCAAGTTCTAACTATTAAATTCTTGGTTATACTTTGGGGAGGAATCGTTCATCAAGTTTTTACAAGGCATCGTTTTGCTAACTTAGGAGATTGGTTAGCTATTTGGAATCTTTGGGATGCACCTCGTTATTTAAATCTTGCTGAATTTGGTTATCAATCCAGTGGTGAGAATCAAGTAAACATTGCTTTTTATCCACTTTATCCACTGCTGATTAGATGCATAGAAACTATTACTAATAACTATATTGTTAGCGCTTTCTTAATCTCAGCCTTAGCATCCATAGCTACAGCCATATTTTTACAAAATTTAGTAGCGGTAGATTATTCACCGAAAATAGCTCGTTCTAGCGTCCTTTTTTTATTTATATTTCCTACTAGCTACTTTCTACATATTGGCTACACTGAAAGTCTGTTTCTTGCTTTATCAATTGGTTGTTTATTAGCAGCTAGAACTAATAATTGGCGGTGGGTTGGATTTCTGGGAGGATTAGCAACTATGACTCGAATTAATGGGATGATTTTAATCCCTGCTTTGATCGTAGAAGCGATTCACCAATACAGGATTAATAAACGGTTTAACCGAAGTTGGTTATGGATTCTGGCTGTTCCCAGTGGATTAATAATTTACTTGCTATGTAACCTTTGGGTAAATGGTAATATTTTCAGTTTTCTAGAATTTCAGCGAGAGTTTTGGCATAAATCTTCGGCATTTCCTTGGCAAAGTATTTGGGCTAAAATTCAGCAAACTCCGCGTTATGCTGCTTATGAAATGCAGATGGTGGGGGTACAAGAACTACTATTTATTGCGATCGGTTTAGCTGGTACGATCTGGAGTTGGTTTAAGTTACGCCCAGTTTATAGTGTGTGGATGACTGGTAATTGGTGGTTGTTTACTAGTACTTCTTTTATTTTGAGCGTACCACGTTACACTTTAGTTCTTTTTCCGCTTTATATCGGGTTTTCTTTCTTATATAAAGAACGAATTCTATATAACGTAATTATCGTTTGGTGCGTCGTATTTTTGTTGTTATTTTCTGGTTTGTTTGCTGTAGGTAAATGGGCGTTTTAAATCGGCATTGTTGATTGTTGATTGTTGATTGGGTTTTCTTTCGCTCTTATCTCTGACTATTCCTGCTTGGGGTATCAACCTAGTTCATACCTTGATTCAGCAACG harbors:
- the bioF gene encoding 8-amino-7-oxononanoate synthase, yielding MLEDSYLWIEKSLTTIHQANWYRSVRTLESLPGAEVVLEGKPVINFASNDYLGLAGDYRLIEAAIAAIQTFGTGSTGSRLMTGHRELHRQLELEIAALKQTEDALVFSSGYLANLGAIASLVGARDLILADEYNHSSLKNGGILSQATQIDYQHCNLADLSQNLAQYRSHYRRCLIVSDTVFSMDGDLCPLPEILELAEAHNCMVLVDEAHATGVFGDNGAGCVEYFGLTSFPLIQIGTLSKSLGSLGGYVAGSKNLVDFLRNRAASFIYTTALSIADTATALAALKIIRQEPEHRQQLWENVSTLKQLISQELPEINLLPSASPIICISMGSPSQALQLTQQLREQGIFAPAIRPPTVPTSRIRLTLMATHETQHLQALVAALKTSINRHLA
- a CDS encoding mannosyltransferase family protein; the encoded protein is MNFKLFYRNIDRKLIWQVLTIKFLVILWGGIVHQVFTRHRFANLGDWLAIWNLWDAPRYLNLAEFGYQSSGENQVNIAFYPLYPLLIRCIETITNNYIVSAFLISALASIATAIFLQNLVAVDYSPKIARSSVLFLFIFPTSYFLHIGYTESLFLALSIGCLLAARTNNWRWVGFLGGLATMTRINGMILIPALIVEAIHQYRINKRFNRSWLWILAVPSGLIIYLLCNLWVNGNIFSFLEFQREFWHKSSAFPWQSIWAKIQQTPRYAAYEMQMVGVQELLFIAIGLAGTIWSWFKLRPVYSVWMTGNWWLFTSTSFILSVPRYTLVLFPLYIGFSFLYKERILYNVIIVWCVVFLLLFSGLFAVGKWAF